One part of the Sorangiineae bacterium MSr11954 genome encodes these proteins:
- a CDS encoding rhomboid family intramembrane serine protease: MDERVTLALPRPGPGLKALLLVVGALGILEAIAYSYIPGGRSFFLALACSTDDVLNGQIWRPFTAGLLTRPDALGHLLFTLVMLYFLSPDLERRWGTWRFLRFVGAAMVFGFVLSMGIDAAIPGGTRALHPPIMYGAGAAIAAIAIAWSKLNAQAQVRLFFFIPVSGKQFFWVTIGFCLLGIVYPDGVPEGMLSPFGGVLVGILLGGTPSLLRQAYLRIKLGLLRRRVGAPAIPLSPPSTKGKSNPPRRGAPLLRVVQGGADDELRKRRPPKDKRYLN, translated from the coding sequence ATGGACGAGAGGGTTACCTTGGCACTACCTCGCCCGGGACCGGGCTTGAAGGCCTTGCTCCTGGTGGTCGGAGCCCTCGGCATCCTCGAGGCCATTGCCTACAGCTATATCCCGGGCGGACGGAGCTTCTTCCTCGCCCTGGCGTGCTCCACCGATGACGTTCTGAACGGGCAAATCTGGCGGCCGTTCACCGCGGGCCTTTTGACCCGACCGGACGCGTTGGGGCATCTGCTGTTCACATTGGTGATGCTGTATTTCCTCTCGCCCGATCTCGAGCGGCGCTGGGGAACGTGGCGATTCTTGCGCTTCGTCGGCGCGGCCATGGTGTTTGGCTTCGTGCTGTCGATGGGCATCGACGCGGCCATTCCCGGCGGCACGCGCGCGCTGCACCCGCCCATCATGTATGGCGCGGGGGCGGCCATCGCGGCCATCGCCATCGCGTGGTCCAAGCTGAACGCGCAGGCGCAGGTCCGGCTGTTCTTTTTCATCCCGGTGAGCGGAAAGCAGTTCTTCTGGGTCACCATCGGGTTCTGTTTGCTCGGGATCGTCTATCCGGACGGCGTGCCCGAGGGGATGCTCTCGCCCTTTGGCGGTGTGCTCGTCGGTATTTTGCTGGGTGGAACGCCGTCGCTGCTCCGGCAAGCGTACCTGCGCATCAAGCTCGGGCTGCTGCGCCGGCGGGTGGGAGCGCCGGCCATCCCGTTGAGCCCGCCGTCGACCAAAGGGAAGAGCAACCCACCGCGCCGCGGCGCCCCATTGCTGCGCGTCGTTCAAGGCGGGGCCGATGACGAGCTGCGAAAACGGCGGCCGCCGAAGGACAAACGCTACCTTAACTGA
- the murI gene encoding glutamate racemase produces the protein MTKDAEAPLGVFDSGLGGLTVVRALRQVLPNEDIVYLGDSARVPYGTKGADTVIKYAASCARHLLGQRVKAIVIACNTVSAVAIESMRIDLDLPVLGVIEPGARAAVGASKTGRIGVLATPGTIFSQAYTRAVTTLSTRTEVFGQAAPLLVPLAEEGWTDGDVPRLAARRYLEPLARAGVDVIVLGCTHYPLFFSVIEEEAKKMMGDHVRIVDSASTVAAETRDYFQTRDLLAAPRPRAGKIRLFVTDVPRSFSDMARRFLGDEDVPEAEQVDL, from the coding sequence GTGACCAAAGACGCCGAGGCCCCGCTGGGCGTGTTCGACTCCGGCCTCGGCGGGCTCACGGTGGTGCGCGCGCTCCGGCAGGTGCTGCCGAACGAAGACATCGTCTACTTGGGCGACAGCGCGCGCGTCCCCTACGGAACCAAGGGCGCGGACACGGTCATCAAGTACGCGGCCTCGTGCGCGCGGCACCTCCTGGGCCAGCGGGTGAAGGCCATCGTCATCGCGTGCAACACGGTGAGCGCGGTGGCCATCGAGTCGATGCGCATCGATTTGGATCTGCCAGTGCTGGGGGTGATCGAGCCGGGCGCGCGCGCGGCGGTGGGCGCGAGCAAAACGGGCCGCATCGGGGTGCTGGCCACGCCGGGCACCATCTTCTCGCAAGCGTACACGCGCGCGGTGACCACGCTCTCCACCCGCACCGAGGTGTTCGGCCAGGCCGCGCCGCTGCTGGTGCCCCTGGCCGAGGAGGGCTGGACCGATGGCGACGTGCCGCGCCTTGCTGCGCGCCGCTACCTCGAGCCGCTGGCGCGCGCGGGGGTCGACGTGATCGTGCTCGGGTGCACGCACTATCCGCTCTTCTTTTCGGTCATCGAGGAAGAAGCGAAGAAGATGATGGGCGATCACGTTCGCATCGTGGACAGCGCGAGCACCGTGGCCGCCGAGACGCGCGACTATTTCCAGACGCGCGATCTCCTCGCCGCCCCGCGCCCGCGCGCCGGGAAAATCCGACTCTTCGTCACCGACGTTCCCCGCTCCTTCAGCGATATGGCGCGTCGCTTCTTGGGCGACGAAGACGTGCCCGAGGCGGAACAAGTCGATTTGTAG
- a CDS encoding DUF1015 domain-containing protein, which yields MADIAPLTPLRYDPSRLASGIAGVVAPPYDVISPEQREVLARRDPHNVVNLILPKGPGGTDGEEKYDHAAALLRRWREDKVLVRDEVPGFYRYDQTFVAPGSDKKQHRRGFLGLVKLVPFSERIVLPHERTLSGPKEDRLKLFRATRTNLSPGFMLYRDPRGELDGPLTGGKELFRFDTPDGVEHALTKVEDREALFTIVRKIAQSTLLIADGHHRYETALRYAQESGASGASENGWFMVFLANGDDPNLVVFPTHRHVHSLTSFDFSALLRNAGTTFDVAPLPSGTEARVITARLAEAGQRTPSVAVASAAGDAAILSLRADADLANHPTLGKLPEVLRRTDVALLHMGILEHVLGITREAQAAKTNLYYPQDASAALAELRGGKGQALFLMNATPVEAVRRVAEAGEVMPQKSTFFYPKVFTGLAIHTLEPDRTVHSIREA from the coding sequence ATGGCCGATATCGCTCCCCTCACACCGCTGCGCTATGACCCATCGCGTCTTGCGTCGGGCATCGCCGGGGTCGTGGCTCCGCCCTATGACGTGATCAGTCCCGAGCAGCGCGAGGTCCTCGCGCGCCGCGATCCGCACAACGTCGTGAACCTCATTCTTCCGAAGGGCCCCGGCGGGACCGACGGGGAGGAGAAATACGACCATGCTGCCGCGCTCCTGCGCCGCTGGCGCGAGGACAAGGTGCTCGTGCGCGACGAGGTCCCCGGCTTCTACCGTTACGACCAGACCTTCGTCGCCCCGGGGTCGGACAAGAAACAGCACCGCCGCGGCTTTTTGGGCCTGGTGAAGCTGGTGCCGTTCTCCGAACGCATCGTGCTCCCTCACGAGCGCACCTTGAGCGGCCCGAAGGAAGATCGACTCAAGCTCTTTCGCGCCACCCGGACCAACTTGAGCCCCGGCTTCATGCTGTACCGCGATCCGCGCGGTGAGCTGGACGGGCCGCTCACGGGCGGCAAGGAGCTCTTTCGTTTCGACACGCCCGACGGGGTGGAGCACGCGCTCACCAAGGTCGAGGATCGCGAGGCGCTTTTCACCATCGTGCGCAAGATCGCGCAATCGACCTTGCTCATTGCGGATGGGCATCACCGCTACGAGACGGCCCTGCGCTACGCCCAAGAGTCGGGCGCCTCCGGCGCGAGCGAAAACGGATGGTTCATGGTCTTCCTCGCCAACGGCGACGATCCGAACCTGGTGGTCTTCCCCACGCACCGGCACGTTCATTCGCTGACATCGTTCGATTTTTCGGCGCTCCTCCGGAACGCGGGGACCACCTTCGACGTAGCCCCGTTGCCATCCGGAACCGAAGCCCGCGTCATCACCGCGCGCCTCGCGGAAGCGGGGCAGCGCACGCCATCCGTCGCGGTCGCCTCCGCTGCCGGCGACGCCGCCATCTTGTCGCTGCGCGCCGATGCCGACCTTGCCAATCATCCGACATTGGGAAAGCTGCCCGAGGTATTGCGGCGCACAGATGTGGCGCTCCTCCATATGGGAATCTTGGAGCACGTGCTCGGCATCACCCGCGAGGCGCAAGCCGCCAAAACGAATCTTTACTACCCCCAAGACGCTTCGGCGGCGCTCGCCGAGTTGCGCGGTGGCAAAGGGCAGGCGCTCTTCCTCATGAACGCGACCCCGGTCGAGGCCGTCCGTCGCGTGGCCGAAGCCGGCGAGGTGATGCCGCAGAAATCGACCTTCTTTTACCCGAAAGTCTTCACGGGGCTCGCGATTCACACGTTGGAGCCAGACCGCACGGTTCACTCGATTCGCGAGGCGTAG
- a CDS encoding cysteine hydrolase — MNDRYARLLQLVLAGRPEALTAAFLGTLPEEEARAYLEVEQTLASFAQTAAPVAPSAPLRERVLSSFRARLARPPKSAFLVLDMIVDHLAEGSVLEVPRAREIVPALAQKLAECRKQGVPVVYIVDEHDPDDPDLALWGVHAIAGTGGNDIWPEVAPEPGDRIVKKHTYSAFTGSTLQSVLDELRCDTLILGGCLTEVGIKATATEALQRGYAVDVPRATQAGISAPTEHLTLGLLQVMPPYGAARKELLARLTAPASTA, encoded by the coding sequence GTGAATGACCGGTATGCCCGCCTGCTTCAACTCGTCCTCGCGGGACGTCCCGAAGCGCTCACGGCTGCGTTCTTGGGAACGCTCCCGGAAGAGGAGGCCCGCGCCTACCTCGAGGTGGAGCAAACGCTCGCGTCATTTGCCCAAACCGCGGCTCCGGTGGCGCCCTCGGCCCCGCTTCGCGAGCGCGTCTTGTCGAGCTTTCGCGCCCGGCTGGCGCGGCCCCCCAAGTCCGCCTTTCTGGTGCTCGATATGATCGTCGATCACCTGGCCGAGGGGAGCGTGCTGGAGGTGCCGCGCGCCCGGGAGATCGTCCCCGCCCTGGCGCAAAAGCTCGCAGAGTGCCGAAAACAAGGCGTTCCCGTGGTGTACATCGTCGACGAGCACGATCCGGACGACCCGGATCTCGCCCTCTGGGGGGTCCATGCGATCGCTGGAACGGGGGGCAACGACATCTGGCCCGAGGTCGCACCCGAGCCCGGCGATCGCATCGTGAAGAAGCACACCTACAGCGCGTTCACCGGGTCCACCTTGCAGTCGGTCCTCGACGAGCTTCGCTGCGACACGCTCATTTTGGGCGGCTGCCTGACCGAGGTCGGCATCAAAGCCACCGCCACCGAGGCGCTCCAACGCGGCTATGCGGTCGACGTCCCCCGCGCGACCCAAGCCGGAATCAGCGCGCCGACCGAGCACCTGACTTTGGGCCTACTTCAGGTCATGCCGCCGTACGGCGCCGCCCGCAAAGAGCTGCTCGCCCGCCTCACCGCGCCCGCGTCGACCGCATGA
- the lon gene encoding endopeptidase La yields MTEKKAPPPRAPQDEDVVQFGDVLPVLPIRNAVLFPGAVAPFDVGREKSVALVEDVDNLPSPVIAIFAQRDPSTDDPGQDDLHTVGCAARVLKALKHSSGNYSLILQGLSRIRLEDVAQSSPYLKAKVRRLDETGLDDDEAEALSMSLRDIAKQVIQLMPELPREAGSLIDSIQAPGALADLVAANLDAPVEEKAQLLETVDVKERIRKVLRLLTRQLEILKMRERINSQIKEEMGKNQREYVLRQQLKAIKEELGEDDGDQGDLDGLEDRIAKANLPSEAEQVAKKQIKRLRNMQVGSAEYTVVRTYLDWILDLPWHVQTPDNMDIGAVRKVLDEDHYGLEKVKKRILEYLAVRKLKKDKKGPILCLIGPPGVGKTSLGRSIARSLGRKFHRISLGGVHDEAAIRGHRRTYVGALPGQIIQGMKKAGTINPIFMMDEVDKIGHDFRGDPAAALLEVLDPEQNNTFADHYLEIPYDLSNVMFVATANIADPIPAPLRDRMEILEIPGYTRREKLAIARQHLIPKQIEEHGITPQQLEITDPAVEIIIDNYTREAGVRTLERQIASVIRGVAVKIAEGDNTPRKIETEDDLREFLGPQRYTSEVAERTEEAGVATGLAWTSVGGEILFIEATRMFGSAKLQLTGQLGDVMKESAQAALSYVRSNSERFGISKDFLEKSDIHIHIPAGAMPKDGPSAGVTMFTALVSMLTGVRVRHDVAMTGEITLRGRVLPIGGLKEKVLAAHRAGIKRVIVPERNKADLDEVPAEVKDSLEFVFVKKMEEVLDAALEEKIVAKNADEKKETAAPTAN; encoded by the coding sequence ATGACTGAAAAGAAAGCTCCCCCGCCGCGTGCCCCGCAGGATGAGGACGTGGTCCAGTTTGGTGACGTGCTCCCGGTCCTCCCCATTCGGAATGCCGTTCTTTTTCCGGGTGCGGTGGCCCCATTCGACGTAGGGCGCGAGAAATCGGTGGCGCTCGTCGAAGACGTGGACAACCTGCCGAGCCCCGTCATCGCCATCTTCGCCCAGCGCGATCCGTCCACCGACGATCCGGGGCAGGACGACCTGCATACGGTCGGATGCGCGGCCCGCGTGCTGAAGGCGCTGAAGCACAGCTCGGGGAACTATTCGCTGATTTTGCAGGGACTTTCCCGCATCCGGCTCGAGGATGTGGCGCAGAGCTCGCCCTATCTCAAGGCCAAGGTCCGCCGCTTGGATGAAACGGGCTTGGACGATGACGAGGCCGAGGCCCTCTCGATGAGCCTGCGCGACATCGCCAAGCAGGTCATCCAGCTCATGCCCGAGCTGCCGCGCGAGGCCGGTTCGCTCATCGACTCCATCCAGGCCCCCGGCGCTTTGGCCGACTTGGTGGCCGCCAACCTCGACGCGCCGGTCGAGGAGAAGGCGCAGCTCTTGGAGACGGTCGACGTCAAAGAGCGCATTCGCAAGGTGCTCCGCCTTTTGACGCGCCAGCTCGAGATCCTCAAGATGCGCGAGCGCATCAACTCCCAGATCAAAGAGGAGATGGGGAAGAACCAGCGCGAGTACGTGCTGCGTCAGCAGCTCAAAGCCATCAAAGAGGAGCTGGGCGAGGACGACGGCGATCAGGGCGATCTCGATGGCCTGGAGGACCGCATCGCCAAGGCGAACCTGCCGAGCGAGGCGGAGCAGGTGGCGAAGAAGCAGATCAAGCGCCTTCGCAACATGCAGGTCGGCTCGGCGGAGTACACCGTCGTGCGCACCTACCTCGACTGGATCCTCGACTTGCCATGGCACGTGCAGACGCCCGACAACATGGACATCGGCGCGGTGCGCAAGGTGCTCGACGAGGACCACTACGGCCTGGAGAAGGTCAAGAAGCGCATCCTGGAGTACTTGGCGGTCCGCAAGCTGAAGAAGGACAAGAAGGGACCGATCCTTTGCTTGATCGGCCCGCCCGGCGTCGGAAAAACCTCGCTGGGTCGCAGCATCGCGCGCTCGCTCGGCCGCAAGTTCCACCGCATCTCGCTGGGTGGCGTGCACGACGAAGCGGCCATCCGCGGACACCGCCGCACGTACGTGGGCGCGCTGCCCGGGCAGATCATCCAGGGCATGAAGAAGGCGGGCACCATCAACCCCATCTTCATGATGGACGAGGTGGACAAGATCGGTCACGACTTCCGCGGCGATCCCGCGGCGGCGCTGCTCGAGGTGCTCGATCCGGAGCAGAACAACACGTTCGCCGATCACTACCTGGAGATCCCGTACGATCTGTCGAACGTCATGTTCGTAGCCACCGCGAACATCGCGGACCCCATCCCGGCGCCGCTCCGCGACCGCATGGAGATCCTGGAGATCCCCGGCTACACGCGGCGCGAGAAGCTGGCCATCGCGCGGCAGCACTTGATCCCGAAGCAGATCGAGGAGCACGGCATCACGCCGCAGCAGCTCGAAATTACGGATCCGGCGGTCGAGATCATCATCGACAACTACACGCGTGAAGCCGGCGTGCGTACGCTCGAGCGGCAGATCGCGAGCGTCATCCGCGGCGTCGCCGTCAAGATCGCCGAGGGTGACAACACCCCGCGCAAGATCGAGACGGAGGACGATCTGCGCGAGTTCTTGGGCCCGCAGCGCTACACCAGCGAGGTGGCCGAGCGGACCGAGGAAGCCGGCGTGGCCACGGGCCTCGCATGGACGAGCGTGGGCGGCGAGATCCTCTTCATCGAGGCGACGCGCATGTTCGGCTCCGCCAAGCTGCAGCTCACCGGTCAGCTGGGCGACGTCATGAAGGAGAGCGCGCAAGCGGCGCTCAGCTACGTGCGTTCGAACTCGGAGCGGTTCGGCATCAGCAAGGACTTCCTCGAGAAGAGCGACATCCACATTCACATCCCCGCGGGCGCCATGCCCAAGGATGGCCCGAGCGCAGGCGTGACCATGTTCACGGCGCTCGTCTCGATGCTCACCGGGGTCCGCGTCCGGCACGACGTGGCCATGACGGGCGAGATCACGCTCCGCGGGCGCGTCCTGCCCATCGGCGGCTTGAAGGAGAAGGTGCTCGCGGCGCACCGCGCAGGCATCAAGCGCGTCATCGTCCCCGAGCGAAACAAGGCCGACCTCGACGAGGTGCCGGCGGAGGTCAAAGACTCGCTGGAGTTCGTCTTCGTGAAGAAGATGGAAGAAGTCCTCGACGCCGCCCTCGAGGAGAAGATCGTGGCGAAGAACGCAGACGAAAAGAAAGAGACCGCTGCGCCCACGGCGAACTGA
- the purD gene encoding phosphoribosylamine--glycine ligase — METRVLVVGSGAREHALARVLAKQCDVVCAPGNAGTALSFRNANVPIDDLAGIVALAEREKVSLVVVGPELPLTLGLVDALSAKGILAFGPSKAAAQLEGSKAFMKRFLKRHGIPTADFAVFDDVAAAEAYVRAAARPLVVKTDGLAAGKGVVVATSTEQALLAVRQMMRDRIFGDAGSTVIIEELLAGEEASFHVLCDGERGIALPAAQDHKRVRDLDQGPNTGGMGAYAPAPIVTPEVHDVVMRTVVEPTLAGMKSEGTPFRGVLFVGLMIEAGVPRVLEFNVRFGDPETSVLMALSRIEGGGWYDLLAGAARGELPPSMQASTDGAALSVVMAAEGYPASVRTGDPIQGLDDPGNDQVHVLHAGTSRRDDGTVVTSGGRVLNVVARAASLQEAAALAYARVDAIHWPGEHHRRDIGRLALTKGN; from the coding sequence ATGGAAACCCGTGTTTTAGTCGTTGGGTCCGGTGCGCGTGAGCACGCACTGGCTCGCGTTCTCGCGAAGCAGTGTGACGTGGTTTGTGCCCCCGGCAACGCGGGGACGGCGCTGTCGTTCCGAAATGCCAACGTGCCGATCGACGATCTCGCCGGCATCGTCGCGCTCGCGGAGCGCGAAAAGGTGTCGCTGGTGGTCGTGGGGCCCGAGCTTCCGCTGACCCTCGGCTTGGTGGACGCGCTCTCCGCCAAAGGGATCCTCGCCTTTGGGCCCTCGAAGGCCGCGGCGCAGTTGGAGGGCTCGAAGGCCTTCATGAAGCGCTTCTTGAAGCGCCATGGCATCCCCACCGCCGACTTTGCCGTCTTCGACGATGTCGCCGCCGCAGAGGCCTATGTGCGCGCCGCCGCCCGACCCCTGGTCGTCAAGACCGATGGCCTGGCGGCCGGCAAGGGTGTCGTCGTCGCGACCTCCACCGAGCAAGCGCTCCTCGCCGTCCGGCAAATGATGCGCGACCGCATCTTCGGCGACGCCGGGAGCACCGTGATCATCGAGGAGCTCCTGGCCGGGGAGGAGGCGAGCTTCCACGTCCTTTGCGACGGCGAGCGCGGGATTGCGCTCCCGGCCGCGCAGGATCACAAGCGCGTGCGCGACCTCGATCAAGGCCCGAACACGGGTGGCATGGGAGCCTACGCGCCCGCGCCCATCGTCACACCGGAGGTCCACGACGTGGTCATGCGCACCGTGGTCGAACCGACCCTCGCGGGCATGAAGAGCGAGGGGACCCCGTTTCGTGGCGTGCTCTTCGTGGGGCTCATGATCGAGGCCGGCGTGCCGCGCGTGCTCGAGTTCAACGTGCGCTTCGGGGATCCCGAGACCAGCGTGTTGATGGCGCTGTCCCGGATCGAAGGGGGCGGATGGTACGACCTTTTGGCCGGCGCCGCCCGTGGAGAGCTCCCGCCCTCCATGCAGGCATCGACCGACGGCGCCGCGCTCTCCGTGGTGATGGCGGCCGAAGGCTACCCGGCCTCCGTTCGGACAGGCGATCCGATCCAAGGCCTCGACGATCCCGGAAACGACCAGGTCCATGTGCTCCACGCCGGAACGTCCCGCCGCGACGACGGCACCGTGGTGACATCGGGCGGCCGGGTGCTCAACGTGGTTGCCCGCGCCGCCTCCCTCCAGGAAGCGGCCGCCCTGGCCTACGCGCGCGTCGACGCGATCCACTGGCCGGGCGAGCACCACAGGCGCGACATCGGACGTCTCGCGCTCACGAAGGGGAACTGA
- a CDS encoding aspartate carbamoyltransferase catalytic subunit, with the protein MRHLLGIDGLSEQDITSLLDEAERYFGPHDPIATRNVLRGKTVLNVFFESSTRTRTSFELAGKRLGADVINIAASSSSVTKGETLLDTVKNVEAMQSDAIVLRHSASGAPHFIARHTGASIVNAGDGSHEHPTQALLDAFTIRKRLGKLAGLTVVVCGDILHSRVARSNALLLGTFGTEVRLCGPRTMMPREPNVLGPTVRVFDRFDDAIEGADVVMMLRIQNERLGGTMMSTTREYSRTFGLNPRRLRLAKPGALVMHPGPINRGVELDNAVADGTQSVILDQVEAGVAVRCAVLARVLS; encoded by the coding sequence ATGCGGCATCTGCTCGGAATCGACGGGCTCTCGGAGCAAGACATCACTTCGCTCCTGGACGAGGCAGAACGGTACTTCGGCCCCCACGATCCGATCGCCACGCGGAACGTGCTGCGCGGAAAGACGGTGCTCAACGTCTTCTTCGAGTCCTCGACGCGCACGCGCACGTCGTTCGAGCTCGCGGGCAAACGGCTGGGCGCCGATGTCATCAACATCGCGGCCTCGTCCTCCAGCGTCACCAAGGGCGAGACGCTCCTCGACACGGTGAAGAACGTGGAGGCCATGCAGAGCGACGCCATCGTGCTGCGCCATTCGGCCTCCGGCGCGCCGCACTTCATCGCGCGCCATACGGGCGCGAGCATCGTCAACGCGGGCGATGGCTCGCACGAGCACCCCACCCAGGCGCTCCTCGATGCGTTCACCATTCGCAAGCGGCTCGGGAAGCTCGCTGGGCTCACCGTCGTTGTCTGTGGTGACATCTTGCACTCCCGCGTCGCCCGCTCCAACGCGCTCTTGCTCGGCACCTTCGGCACCGAAGTGCGCCTCTGCGGCCCGCGCACCATGATGCCGCGCGAGCCCAACGTGCTCGGCCCCACCGTGCGCGTGTTCGATCGCTTCGACGACGCCATCGAGGGCGCCGACGTGGTGATGATGCTGCGCATCCAGAACGAGCGCCTGGGCGGCACCATGATGTCCACCACCCGCGAATACTCGCGCACCTTTGGCTTGAACCCGCGCCGCCTCCGCCTGGCCAAGCCGGGCGCCCTGGTGATGCACCCGGGGCCCATCAACCGCGGGGTGGAGCTCGACAACGCGGTCGCCGACGGCACGCAAAGCGTCATCCTCGACCAAGTCGAGGCCGGCGTGGCGGTGCGCTGCGCCGTCCTCGCCCGGGTTCTATCGTGA
- a CDS encoding homoserine dehydrogenase codes for MKTVRLGLLGCGTVGGGVVRLIRENAANLASRVGAPLEIARVLVRDPSKERVPELSRDKLTTDPSAVLDDPSIDVVIEVLGGVEPARGYVERAIDARRSVVTANKMLLALHGPELVERAVRAGVDLAFEASVGGGIPVIRTLREALTSDHVTRLCGIVNGTSNYILTRMRQDGLSFEAALAEAQAKGYAEADPALDVDGGDAAHKLVVLAMLAFGARVPHDAVYTEGIRDVEPIDHEFAARFGYTVKHLAIGQKHDGHVELRVHPALLPQQATLANVGGVLNAILLEGRALGPCLLSGRGAGDLPTAVSVVADVVDVAGARLNGAAGLMTRSVRFEDTRLAPIDDAQCAYYLRFQVFDRPGVLANIAGALAEENVSILEMVQRGGGDSRGEPVQVVMMTHIAREGDLRRALTSIADGDDVAKPTRLLRVAPIA; via the coding sequence ATGAAAACGGTGCGGCTCGGGCTTCTCGGTTGTGGGACCGTGGGCGGAGGGGTTGTGCGCTTGATTCGCGAAAACGCAGCGAATCTTGCGTCGAGGGTGGGGGCACCGCTGGAGATTGCGCGCGTGCTGGTCCGCGATCCGAGCAAGGAGCGCGTGCCGGAGCTGTCGCGCGACAAGCTGACGACCGATCCATCGGCCGTGCTCGACGATCCCAGCATCGACGTGGTGATCGAGGTGCTCGGCGGCGTCGAGCCCGCGCGCGGCTATGTGGAGCGCGCCATCGATGCGCGCCGCAGCGTGGTGACCGCGAACAAGATGCTGCTCGCCCTCCACGGCCCGGAGCTGGTGGAGCGCGCGGTGCGAGCTGGCGTCGACCTCGCGTTCGAGGCGTCCGTCGGCGGCGGCATCCCCGTGATCCGCACCTTGCGCGAGGCGCTCACCAGCGACCATGTCACCCGGCTTTGCGGCATCGTCAACGGCACGTCGAACTACATCCTCACGCGCATGCGCCAGGACGGGCTCTCCTTCGAGGCCGCGCTCGCCGAAGCCCAAGCCAAAGGCTACGCCGAGGCCGATCCCGCGCTCGATGTCGACGGCGGAGACGCCGCGCACAAGCTGGTGGTGCTCGCCATGCTGGCCTTCGGCGCGCGCGTCCCGCACGACGCGGTGTACACCGAGGGCATCCGCGACGTGGAGCCCATCGATCACGAGTTCGCGGCGCGCTTCGGGTACACGGTGAAGCACCTGGCCATCGGCCAGAAGCACGACGGCCATGTGGAGCTTCGCGTGCACCCGGCGCTGCTCCCGCAGCAGGCCACCTTGGCCAATGTCGGCGGTGTGCTCAACGCCATCTTGCTCGAGGGCCGCGCGCTCGGACCGTGCTTGCTCTCCGGGCGCGGGGCAGGGGATCTGCCCACCGCCGTGAGCGTCGTGGCCGATGTGGTCGACGTGGCGGGCGCGCGGCTCAATGGGGCCGCGGGCTTGATGACCCGCAGCGTTCGATTCGAGGACACCCGCCTGGCGCCCATCGACGATGCCCAGTGCGCGTACTACCTGCGCTTTCAGGTGTTCGACCGCCCCGGCGTGCTCGCGAACATCGCGGGCGCGCTTGCGGAAGAGAACGTGTCCATCCTGGAGATGGTGCAGCGCGGCGGCGGCGACTCGCGCGGGGAGCCCGTACAAGTGGTGATGATGACCCACATCGCCCGAGAGGGTGATCTGCGCCGCGCGCTCACGTCCATCGCGGATGGTGACGATGTTGCCAAGCCGACCCGCCTGCTTCGCGTGGCGCCGATCGCATAA